Proteins from a single region of Catenulispora acidiphila DSM 44928:
- a CDS encoding ABC transporter permease: protein MATATSETGSVEETRTRTPEPPRPAEQVHVFEPYRYALPKLGPYFRDVWARRQFATHMASSTLKGQHFDSFFGQFWLVLNPMLLALVYFLLTTVLGGAGGAGASAMDHFVGLLTGLFAFFYTRNVIQFAASSITGGGKMIINMSFPKILLPMSTTFTAMLTYFPTLLVYALFYVGVHHSVTVNILWVIPIFLIQTIFSFGLGLLFAAVTLYFRDMSTLLPYVLRIWMYITPVLFSLSYIKSKTIPDATGHTALPHWILGVYRWDPFSPIINSWNTVLVGNGAHPFAKGASYAPQLTEIAVGAVCAVIALVIGAWYFMSREREFAVRL from the coding sequence GTGGCAACCGCCACCAGTGAGACGGGATCCGTGGAGGAGACCCGGACGAGGACCCCCGAACCCCCGCGCCCGGCCGAGCAGGTTCACGTCTTCGAGCCCTACCGATACGCGCTGCCCAAGTTGGGCCCGTATTTCCGGGACGTGTGGGCCCGGCGTCAGTTCGCCACCCACATGGCGTCCTCGACGTTGAAGGGCCAGCATTTCGACAGCTTCTTCGGCCAGTTCTGGCTGGTGCTGAACCCGATGCTGCTGGCGCTGGTGTACTTCCTGCTGACGACCGTCCTCGGCGGCGCCGGGGGTGCCGGCGCGAGCGCGATGGATCACTTCGTCGGACTGTTGACCGGTTTGTTCGCGTTCTTCTACACGCGCAACGTCATCCAGTTCGCCGCCAGCTCGATCACCGGCGGCGGCAAGATGATCATCAACATGTCGTTCCCGAAGATCCTGCTGCCGATGTCGACGACGTTCACGGCGATGCTGACGTACTTCCCGACGCTGTTGGTCTACGCGTTGTTCTATGTGGGAGTGCACCACAGTGTCACGGTGAACATCCTCTGGGTGATCCCGATCTTCTTGATCCAGACCATCTTCAGCTTCGGCCTCGGGCTGTTGTTCGCCGCGGTGACCCTGTACTTCCGGGACATGTCGACGCTGCTGCCCTATGTGCTGCGCATCTGGATGTACATCACGCCGGTGCTGTTCAGCCTGAGCTATATCAAGTCCAAGACGATTCCGGACGCCACGGGCCACACCGCGCTGCCCCACTGGATTCTCGGTGTCTACCGGTGGGATCCGTTCTCGCCGATCATCAACTCGTGGAACACGGTGCTGGTCGGCAACGGCGCACATCCCTTCGCCAAGGGGGCGTCCTACGCTCCCCAGCTGACAGAGATCGCTGTCGGCGCAGTGTGTGCCGTGATCGCGCTGGTCATCGGCGCCTGGTACTTCATGTCGAGGGAGCGTGAGTTCGCTGTCCGCCTCTGA